ACTGTCTCTGCGAGAATGCGTTTTTTCATGCTCAGCGACCTTGTTCAATTGCCAGATCGCCCCCGTTTGTTTGTGTGCTAAGCGCTCTTCAATAACCGACATTAAATGATCGATTTCGCCCGGTTCGACATGCAATTGCGCCAAGCCTTGTGCCGCTAAAGGCAATAAAGCCTGAATAACGTCAACGATACTCACTTCCTGCAATGCCTGTTGTTTCGGTTGCGGCCACAAAATACGGGCATTGAGGCCATATTGCGCGGCACGATAAAAATTATATTCGGCATAAGTAAAAGGTAACTTGCTGATAAACCCATCAACATCATCCGCTAGCGCTTGAGTCAGGCCAATCGCCAGAGCGGCATTAGCCATCATATCCGTCACTGTTGGGCCAGCAGGTAAAGCGCGGAACTCAATTCTCAGATGCTGGTCTTTGCCAGAATCAAACACCGCACGGTTCCAATTCCACACCGTTCCATGATGCATGGATAATTCTGCAAAAGCGTTGTCTTCAGATAATAAAGGAATAATAGGAGGATAAAGTGCGACGTTCTCGGCGAATAATTCCCATACCCCTTCGCGCACCCAACCGTTACCAAAGTGAACTCTGGGAGGGTTCTTCCAATGGCTATTGTGATGATCAACACGGCTATCAATGGACTGTTTAAACAAGGCAATTCGCGTTTCATGCCACAGCTTTTTATCCATGAATAAAGGTGAATTGGCAGAAATAGCCACAAGCAACGGCGTGACTAACTGTGCAGCATTGTACATATTCTTGAAGCGGCTCTGAGGCACTCTCAAATGCAGCTGAAATGAGGTATTCGCCCCTTCCAACGTCACTTCATCACAGTAAGTTTGCAACGACTCATCACCATTGATGTTGATGTGAAAGGCTTCGCCTCTCAAATCAGATATCGCCTTGGTTAACACACGGTAACGAGGTAAATCCGTCATACAATGGCGCTCAAGATCTTTATGCTGCAAAGTGGGTAAGATGCCAATCGCCATCACTTGAGAATTCAAACCATCGGCAATACTTTGAACAGAGTCCAGCGTTCCTCTCAACTCCTTATCCATTGTCGTAAAAGGCTTACCTTGCGCCATAACTGGCGACAAATTGAACTCCATATTGTAGCGGTTCAATTCTTCTGTTAGCTGCGGGTTATTGGCAATTTCCAGAATTTGCTGGTTAATCATGCGAGGATTAAATGCTCTATCAACCAGATACAATTCCAACTCCGCGCCTATTGAGGTATCGCCCTGTTCCAGTTTAGAGTCATCCAACAGGCTCTTTAAATCATCCAACTGCTGATACAAGCGAGAAACAAACTCTTGATACTGCTCGGTGTTAAAGTCTTCCTGCTGAAAGAATTGCCCCATATAGCCCTACCTGTTTGTAATATGATTTTATTATTCTCAAATATCAGGCTAGAAGTTTTGCCATATTTGTTTATTGATTAGTATCAAGTTCAGCTCATTCACGCCCGCACTCGAAGAAACTCAGAGTAAGAATTCATCCTCCGTAGCAATCATGCTATTATTCCGCCACTATCAATGCCGCCGATTTAACGTTACCTGGAGTATTACCCTAAACACGTTGAAAATCAGGCGCAAAACATAACAAAAAGCCAATCCCATCGTTGTGAATACCAATACGTCTCAGTCATCCTATTCGGTACATCAGGTCGCACTCGATCTGCTCTTGGCAGGATGTGTTAGTAAAGGGTTAAAGCCTGCCGATTTACTGGAAAAAATTGGTGAACAACGCAACTTTTTCAGTATAGAAGGTAATCGCCTTCCATCACGTAAGTTAGGCAAATTGCTACGACTTGCGAGCATTACCCTGAACGATGAAACGTTGGGCTTTTTGCAACGTCCAACCAAACTTGGTGGTACAGAGCTCGCGCTGACCAGCGCCATGAGCGCAACCACACTAAAGCAAGCCATACAAAATCTCGGACGTTTCTGTTCACTCGTTCATGACGATATGAACCTCATCCTCACCGAATCCGAACAGGAAGCGAAGCTGTCACTGCATTTATCACCCATGCAAAGCAGCACGCCCGTGGCTCAAAAGCCCGCAATTTTTGTCATGATGGTGTTGCTGTTTCTGGTGCGTTGGATGTCGTGGTCGGTTAATCGTCAGGTGATGCTTAATCACGTCACCATGCAAGCGCCCGAGCCGGTTTTCGCCGAAGACGTAGACACCATCTTCCCATGCCAGCATAGCTTTCATCATATTGAAAACGCCTTGATATTCAGCCGTGACTATCTGGATTTGCCTCTGGAACATAAAGCCGAAGACGTGCCCGCATTCGTCAAAACCCTGCCCGATTTTGTCACCACGCGCTTTGTCGATTCCAACCTGACAGGCCAGATAAAACGCATGTTGAAAAAGCGCGACAATATCGAGTCTCTACCGTTAAAAGTGATTGCCGAAGAGCTGAATAAAAGCCCGCAAACCATACGCCGACATCTAAAACAGGAAGGTATTACCTTTGCTGAAATCAAAGAGAATGTGCGCCGCGATATCGCCATTTATCACTTAAAACAACAAGAGACGCCAATCAAGAATATTGCTTATCTGGTGGGATTTTCAGAACCCAGTGCTTTTATTCGCGCTTTTAAGAACTGGACAGGACTAACACCGGGCGAATTCAGAGAAAAATCTCGCGCCTCAGAGTAGTTCAGCCATTGCGAGTGAACGTTTTTGTCACCTTGTTGCTCTCATCCGTCAACTTACCTCCCTGCAAGACTTTGTTAAGTTAGTCCCCATTTCAATTTGGGCATAGTCCAACCGTTAAGGAACTCATCATGATCCCACGTACCTTATTTGATTCAGAGCACGAATTATTGCGCGACAGCTTACGTCGCTTCCTTGAGAACGAAGTTGTTCCCCATTATGAAGAATGGGAAAAAGCGGGAGAAGTCGACAAAGCATTATGGAAAAAAGCTGGCGAGCAAGGTTTTCTTTCGCCAATGGTGCCAGAAGAATACGGCGGTTTAGGCTTGGACTTCCTCTATAACACTATTGTTACCGAAGAAATCGGTCGCATGGGATTAAATGGCCTGGGTTGGCAGCTTCATTCTGACATTGCCGTTCCTTATATCACCCGTTTAGGTACAGAAGAGCAAAAACAAAAGTACCTGCCAGGTACAGTATCTGGTGACATCGTCACAGCCATCGCTATGACAGAACCCGGTGCAGGCTCAGACCTGCAAGGCGTAAAAACCACTGCGCGCAGAGATGGTGACGAGTATGTCATCAATGGCTCAAAAACCTTCATCACTAATGGTCAACATGCAGACTTAATTATCGTTGTTGTTAAAACCGATCCCAGTGCTGGTGCAAAAGGCACCAGTTTGATTCTGGTAGAAGCAAACACGCCAGGATTCGAGCGCGGCACAAATCTGGATAAGATTGGCATGAAGTCGCAAGACACGTCCGAGCTTTTCTTCAATGATGTTCGCGTTCCGGTTAGCAACTTGCTTGGTCAGGAGAATCAGGGCTTTGTTCACTTAATGGAAGAACTGCCACAAGAACGTTTGACCGTTGCCGTTCACGCTATGTCGATCTGTGAGTCTGTACTGCAACAAACCGTTGAATATGTGAAAGAACGTCAGGCATTTGGCAAGTCAGTGGCTACATTCCAAAACACCCAATTCGTTCTGGCACAACTGGATGCAGAAATCACAGCAACGCGGGTATTTATCGACCGCTGCATTGAGCTACACGTTAAGAAAGAGCTGTCTACAGTTGAAGCATCGAAAGCCAAACTGCTGGCAACAGAACTGCAAGGCAAGGTCGTTGACCAGTGTCTGCAATTATTCGGTGGCTATGGTTACATGCTGGAATATCCGATTGCTCGGGCTTTCGCTGATGCCCGTGTTATGCGCATCTACGGCGGAACCAGCGAAATCATGAAGCTGATCATTGGCAGAGATTTACTGGCAGATAAGTAACAATTCTAAAGCCTAAAGCCGCTTGCTAAATACCTGTTCCAAACTATCAGTCACCTGTAGAGAATTAGGAGCAAACCCTCAGCCCTGCTTTTCACTTGATGAATCGACGAAGCGGCTGTGGAGCCTACATGGAAGTATCCACGGCGAGTTTGCGATAAATCTCTATGGGTGACTGACAATTAAACACAGCTATTTAGCTATGATTTCCCTCAAGCTTCAAGTGGCTTTTTTAATGTCGTATATTGCTCTGGAGCTTATTTTCTCTGGTTCTACGCCTAATACTTCACGCTTTTGGCCAAATTAATAATGGCCTGTGAGAAATCTTGTTTTAGCTCGTCCTGGCGATACTGTAATTCTTCAATCGCTTTGAGAATATTCTCTTTACCGGGATGATTGGTGATCACAACAAACCCGGGCATCATCATCACCGACGCCTGTGTGCCCGGGAAAAAATTAAACTCCTGCAAACTTTCGTTATCGAGGATAACGCCCTCACTATCAACAGATACCTGGCTCACACAAACATGAGAAGCGGTAAACTGATTGACGGAATAGTCATCAAAACCGCATTGCTCTGTATCAAAATGCATTTCATCTTGCATGGCTCTTTATCCTATTTGTACCATTTGACTCTATTTGCAATTGCCACACAGCATTAGCAAACAACCAGAATACTGTATATATTTACAGTTTAATATTATTTGTAGAACAAAGCATCTCTTTTATAAATGGTTTCGTTTAGAATACGCGCGCACTTTTCCCAAGATGAGACGTACAACAGGAAGAACCATGCTTATTTACCTAATGATTGCCATCGCTTTAATTATCATCGCGGGACTGTCGTGGTACGCAGCATCATTGTTATTGCAACTAAAAAAACAAAATGAAAACCAAAGAGCGCAGCGAACAGAGAGAAATCTGAATATCGCCGAGAGCATTGAGGGTATAGTGTTAGCAATGGAGCAAGGCCAATGTGATTATTCAGAAGGCGTGATACGCTTATGCGTTTTACTGGATCACTTTGCGCCAGAAAAGCCTGTCGACTTCCAACAAACCTACCCACAAATGCACCTTTTTTATAGCCAAATCAAAGATATGGCGACACACAGCAAACGTGCCGCCTTACCCAAAAACGAGCGGATGAAACAAGACGTAGAACGCTTGAAATACGAAGCAGAAAGTAAAGCGGTTATTGAACAGAACGAGTTGCCAAAGTTAAAAGAATATATAACGCTATTTTTACAACAAAATACGAAATAACAACTTAAGTGAATAGCATACGTCAGAATAGTGATGATAAAAGCCTGATGATAAATGGCTGATGATAAATGGGTGCAGATAAGTGGGTAATAATAAATGAGTAATACTGACTACTTGGCATGGCAATTTCAGGGAAAGAATACCTCTCTACAACTAGCAACTAAAACACTCAACCGCAATCTCCAGCCTGATGAAATACTTGTTAAAAATCAAACAATTGGCATCAACCCGGTAGACTGGAAACTGATTCAAAACAATCCGCAAAACTGGCCTGTAGGGCATACGCCCGGCGTTGATGGCGCGGGAACAGTAATAAAAATCGGGGCACAAGTACCGGGAAACCTTCTGGGCAAACAAGTTAGCTATCATCAAGCGTTAGCTCTACCCGGTAGTTTTGCCGAATATACGATTTTAAAATACAACCGAGTCATAAAAATTCCTGAACATTTCCCAATGCCAGAGGCCGCAGCCACGCCTTGCCCAATGCTCACCGCCATATTAGCGTCCGAGAAAATTCCAGTAAAAGCCAACAAACGAGTTCTGATATCCGGGTTTGGTTCTGTTAATAAAATCCTGACTCAAATACTGCACAAGCAAGGCTTTAGCATCGACCTCCTATCAGCCAGTGCCAATCAAACTCAAGCAGAATTTCTTGGCATCACTCATATTTACCGAAGAGTCGAAGCATTAAACAGCAATTATTACGCTATTTTCGACGCCACCAGCCCACAAAGAGCCACAGAATTAACTCAATATCTATCGGCAAATGGGCATATTGTCTGTATTCGGGGCCGGGTAGAAAATCACCAGTTTGAACCTTTCACTAAAACTATTTCCTATCATGAAGTCGCACTGGGAGCATTACATCATTTTGGCAGCGATGAAGATTGGCAAGTGTTAATCAGCAAAGGCGAAGCGCTACTTTCAGATCATCTTCACAACAAACTTCAGCTCGATAGCCCCGTCGTATTTCCATTCTCCGACATAAACCAGGCGCTAACTCATAGTGAAAAGATAAGAACGAAAGCGGTTGTGGCAATAACCTAAAGCACTCAAAAGATGGGATAAGAAAATATAGCCCTTTCAAACAATTTCCTTATCCCAAACAAAGGTTTTTAATACAAAACTAGAACGGTTGACCGTCATTAAGCAGCATAAGCGTAGAAGCTTCTTGACCAGTGGCACTATAGTGACTTCTAAAAGCAACCAACAATGCTTGGTCAATACAAGCATCCGTTTGCCAGATAACAGTTCCAAACATCACATCTTGATAACTATCCTCAAAGATGCCAATTCTTGCAGAACGTCCCGGCCTAACAATAGCCCAACTATTAATAGGGCTCGTGCTAATCGGTGAATTGGATGAATTAAATTCCCCCTTCAGCTCATAAGACTGTGGGTAGTAAACAGAACCATCATAGTTTTTAAAGTGCAACCTGACGTTAATGTATTTATCACTCGTGTTGGTCACCGTAACGTAACCCGTCCACTTGCCATGAGTAAGAAAAGGCGGCAAATACAGAGAATTAGTTGACCCCTGCCCATCCTCACCATGAGGAATAGAGTAACAGGTCGCAGGAGGAGCATTACCACCCGCCTGAGCCAATAAAGGCATTGAAGATAATACTAAAGCCGAAAATACTGATAGTGTGTTTTTCATATTGATATCCTTAAATTACGAGTTGTATTACATACCTGTGCAGCACACCGACTGTGAAAAAACAGACTCACAGAAGAATTGCGATACGGAAGATGAGACCAGTCACACCTTTATTTAATTTCAGCCCGGAATAAAACAAGGCATAGCAACAAAGGTTAACCCATTGTTATAAAAGAGGTTATTAACAATTTCTTATTATCCCAAGCTATGATCATTTAAGGATTTTCTCCATTTCACTCATACAGCCATTTAATACCGCAAATCAGAGTTCACGAAAGCAAATACATACACCTAAGAACCTTTCCTTTTTTCACCAGCACAATGTTCTTCGGAAAGATTTAATCCCCATCACTATAAAAAATACTCAATATCATCAAGTTTTTAGAAGCATTGTTTGGTTAATGAGCTGGAAACAGGTAATGTTAACGAGTTGTTAACTGTCTGTATAAATGAGTAGTAAGTAGTATGATTAAAACAAAATATTCCAAAATACACCTTATGGTGGCACTCAGCTTAACGGGATCTCTTGGCTTTATTGGGCAAAACGCACTTGCTCAAGAAGATGCAGCAGCTCCCCCTGAAGAAGTTATCGCTCTGGAAAAGATCATCGTTACATCACAGCGCAGGGTTGAAAATCTGCAAGATGTTCCACTGTCTGTTCAGGCAATGTCGGCAGAAGGCATTGAACGCGCTTCTATCGACAAAATTGAAGACCTGCAACTCTACATTCCCAACCTGTCGATGACCGAAACCGGTATCAGCACTCAAACCTACATTCGAGGCATCGGTAGCGGTAATAACCAAGGCTTTGAGCAATCGGTCGTGCAATATATTGACGGTATTTCCTACGCCAGACCCCAACTTACCCGCGCCCCCTTTTTCGACATGCAGCGCGCGGAAGTGCTACGCGGCCCTCAAAGTATTCTGTTCGGTAAAAACGCGGTTGCAGGTGCATTAAACCTGACCACTGCCGAAGTGTCTGAGTATTCCGAAGGCAAGCTGATGGCTCAGCTCGGTGAACATGGTATTCGTGAATACCAAGCCATGTTTAACTTCCCCATTGTTGAAGACAAGATGTTTGGTCGTTTGTCATTGCGTAGCTACAAGGAGGATGGCTATGTGAAAAACACTTACACCGATAGCGACGAACCTCAGCGCGACGACTTTTCCGTGCGAGGCAAATTGCATTATCTCGCCACCGACAACTTAACCATTAATATCAAAGCTGAACACAGCACTTTTGATACTAAAGGGCGTCAAATCGAGATCATTCAGGATGAAGGCAACCCCGGCAATGCATTTGCCACAACCTTGGGAGCAGGATTTGGCTTGACCGAAGCCATCACAGAGACGGATTTGGACTATCGCAGACAAGCCGACGGCGGCGATTACAGTAAAAACGATTCCACCAGCTATGTGCTTGATGTGAACTACGACTGGAATCAATACGAAGTTCGTTTTACTGCCGCCTTTGTTGAATATGAATACGACGACTTGTGCGACTGTGACTATATCGCCGCACCTTTGTTCACCGTCCCCATGCAAGAGGACTATGAACAAACCAGTTACGAGCTGCGCATTGCTTCTGACACGGCTCAAACCATTTCATGGCAAGCCGGGCTTTTTTATCAGGAAGCTGAGTTAAACTTTAATGACAAAATCCTTATCCCAACAGGCAATGTTGGCTCCCCATCATTAAGCGTGATCCCAACCGCAGTAGCCGCACTAACGGGCAATGTCGCATTGGGGCAATCCATGTCAGGCACCAGTGCAGCGCGTGATTTTGAACAAGACTCTGAACATTTCTCGGTATTCTCACAAGCCACCTGGAATATCAGCGATGCACTAAAAATCAGTGCAGGTTTGCGCTGGTCTACGGAAGACAAAACCGGCTATCGTGAAATCAATATTTACGATACCGACACAGGCAACATCACCACTAGCCCGTATGCGCCTATCGTCTATAACAACTTATTTGCCATTGAAAACCAACAGCTGACAGGGCATGAATTAAATGGAAGCCGTTCTGAAAGCTCGCTGGATCCAAGCATTAATATTCAATATTACTTCGACCCAGACACCATGATTTACCTGTCGCGCACAGAAGGTTCAAAATCAGGCGGCTTTGACGCACGCGCCAATACAGTCGATTCTTTTGAATTCGAAGATGAAGGGGCGATTTCCTACGAATTGGGTCTGAAAACCACATTCTGGGACAACCGCGCCCAAATCAACATCGCCGCCTTCCAGATTGACTACGACAACCTTCAAGTCAGCCAGTTCGACGGTACATTGGGCTTCGTAGTGAGCAATGCCGATGCGGAAATCTCAGGCGTTGAAATTGATGGTCGAGTGGCCTTAATGGAAGACCTGACATTGGCCTACGCCTTGTCTTACCTTGACCACGAGTACACAGACTATGTCAATGGCAACTGTTACTACCGCCAAGGTTCAGATACAACGAACCCGGATTTTCAAGCCAGATACAACCCTGAAACCGGCTTATGTAACTACAACGGTTTGTCGGGGCAGTACACGCCGAAATTCAATGCCAACCTGAATCTGGATTACTACTACCCACTGGGTGATTACAACCTGCATTTAAACGGCAACCTGGCCTATGTTAGCGAGCAGGATATCCATCAAAACCTGGATCCAAACTTCAAAATTGGCGGCTATTCGAAAATGGATTTGAGAGTGAGTTTTGAAGCCGAAGAGTGGTCAATTTCATTGTTAGGCAGAAACATCACCGACAAAGAAATGATCACCTACGCAGGTAACTCACCGCTTTCCGGAACCTTTGGTGCCGACACCATTTATGCTTTTGTTGCGCCACCAGCCACATGGACACTAGCGTTTAATTACAGATACTAAGCCGATATCAAACAACAGTACAAGGTGCGAATAGCACCTTGTACTTATCGCATCTTATTTATCAACTCAGGTTTCATCACGATGGATCAGCTTTTCCACATTTAACGGCACATAGTCGCGCATTAAATCCAGTAAACAACTGGCGTCATCTGCCATCAGCATCATGTCGCGGTGCGCTTGCTTCATAAAGCCCTGTTCAACCGCATGATCAACAAACTGAGATAACTTGTCGTAATAGCCTTGCACATTCAGCACACCAATAGGCTTTTGGTGAAACCCAAGCTGAGCCCAGGTCAGCACTTCAAATAATTCCTCGAACGTACCCAAACCGCCCGGAAGCGCAATAAAACCATCGGCATAATCCGCCATTGCCGCCTTACGCTCGTGCATAGAACTAACGATTTTAAGCTCGGTTAATCCATGATGTGAGACTTCCTTATCCACCAAGGCTTGCGGAATAACACCAATGACTTCACCGCCATTTTCCAGTACAGCATTGGCAATTTTACCCATCACACCAATACTGGCTCCGCCGTACACCAAACCAAAACCTCGCTCCACCAACTCATGAGCCAGGGCTTTTGCCGCTTCGTAATAAATAGGAGAGTTACCCGGGCTAGAGCCACAGTAAACACAGATCCTTTTCATGCAAATAATCCTTCCAATATAAAATTGTTATTATGCGTTAACATCCACCAGCAAGCGCCCGGTGATCTGCCCTTTCAACAGTTCATCGGCTTTAGCAACACACTCATGCAAGGTGATTTTGGTAGCAATAGCATCAATATAATCCGCCATATCCATCTGAGCTAAACGCTCCCAGGCTTCGATTCGATCTTGCAATGGGCGCATCACACTATCAACACCTAACAGGCTCACACCGCGAAGAATAAAAGGCGCTACAGTCGCAGGAAAATCCATACCTTGCGCCAAACCACAAGCCGCAACCGCGCCGCCATATTGAATACTCGCGCACACATTCGCCAAAGTGGTACTACCCACAGAATCAATGGCAGCCGCCCACCGCTCTTTCATTAAAGGTTTACCCGGCTGCGATAATTCAGCACGGTCGATAATCTCCGAGGCTCCCAACGACTTAAGATAATCAGACTGCGCCATACTGCCCGTTGAGGCAACAACGCGATAGCCCAACTCCGACAGAATTTTCACCGCCCAACTGCCAACACCGCCAGTTGCACCTGTCACCAACACATCACCACTTTCGGGTTTGATATTGTGCTTTTCCAAAGCAATGACACACAACATTGCGGTATAACCCGCCGTACCAATAACCATTGCCTGTTCAGCGGAAATCGCTGCCGGCAAAGGGATGAGCCAATCACCATTCACCCTCGCCTTTTGTGCCAAACCGCCATGATGCTTTTCACCCACACCAAAACCATTCAGCAGCACTTTGTCGCCGGCCTTAAAATGCGCATGGGCGCTTTGAGCCACAGTACCCGCAAAATCAATACCCGGCACTAAAGGAAACTGGCGAACAACCGGCGCTTTACCGGTAATCGCCAAAGCATCTTTGTAATTAATGGTGCTAAAAGCCACATCAACCAACACATCCCCTTCCGTTAAAAAGTCATCGGAAAGCTCAGTAAGCAAGGTCTGATAGCCCTGCTCGTTCTTATCAACAAGTAATGATTTGTACATAGTCGGTTCCTGTTTTAAGCATGATGCCGCTTTCAAATATGAACCTAAGACTTTAGCTCTCAGAAGCCAAAAACTAAAGGAATGAACGCTTTTTCTCGCCTAAACAGCATACTCGCCTAAGCAATCTCGAAGTCAGAAATTTAAAAGTTCGATTTAGTGGTCACCAGAAATTCCACATTATTCACATGCTCACCGCTGATCATTGGGAACGACATATCAATGTGAATCACCTTGGTGTCGGAAGCGTGGCGAGAGTACAAGCGAGCACCAATACCCACGCTGGAAAGCCAACCTTTCTCCTGGTTATCAAATTCATCCAACCCCGACGCTTTCCCGGTATCCACAAATACCGCG
Above is a window of Paraneptunicella aestuarii DNA encoding:
- a CDS encoding glutamate--cysteine ligase, encoding MGQFFQQEDFNTEQYQEFVSRLYQQLDDLKSLLDDSKLEQGDTSIGAELELYLVDRAFNPRMINQQILEIANNPQLTEELNRYNMEFNLSPVMAQGKPFTTMDKELRGTLDSVQSIADGLNSQVMAIGILPTLQHKDLERHCMTDLPRYRVLTKAISDLRGEAFHININGDESLQTYCDEVTLEGANTSFQLHLRVPQSRFKNMYNAAQLVTPLLVAISANSPLFMDKKLWHETRIALFKQSIDSRVDHHNSHWKNPPRVHFGNGWVREGVWELFAENVALYPPIIPLLSEDNAFAELSMHHGTVWNWNRAVFDSGKDQHLRIEFRALPAGPTVTDMMANAALAIGLTQALADDVDGFISKLPFTYAEYNFYRAAQYGLNARILWPQPKQQALQEVSIVDVIQALLPLAAQGLAQLHVEPGEIDHLMSVIEERLAHKQTGAIWQLNKVAEHEKTHSRRDSLNLMLSQYLQNMIEGEPVSKWK
- a CDS encoding TonB-dependent receptor translates to MIKTKYSKIHLMVALSLTGSLGFIGQNALAQEDAAAPPEEVIALEKIIVTSQRRVENLQDVPLSVQAMSAEGIERASIDKIEDLQLYIPNLSMTETGISTQTYIRGIGSGNNQGFEQSVVQYIDGISYARPQLTRAPFFDMQRAEVLRGPQSILFGKNAVAGALNLTTAEVSEYSEGKLMAQLGEHGIREYQAMFNFPIVEDKMFGRLSLRSYKEDGYVKNTYTDSDEPQRDDFSVRGKLHYLATDNLTINIKAEHSTFDTKGRQIEIIQDEGNPGNAFATTLGAGFGLTEAITETDLDYRRQADGGDYSKNDSTSYVLDVNYDWNQYEVRFTAAFVEYEYDDLCDCDYIAAPLFTVPMQEDYEQTSYELRIASDTAQTISWQAGLFYQEAELNFNDKILIPTGNVGSPSLSVIPTAVAALTGNVALGQSMSGTSAARDFEQDSEHFSVFSQATWNISDALKISAGLRWSTEDKTGYREINIYDTDTGNITTSPYAPIVYNNLFAIENQQLTGHELNGSRSESSLDPSINIQYYFDPDTMIYLSRTEGSKSGGFDARANTVDSFEFEDEGAISYELGLKTTFWDNRAQINIAAFQIDYDNLQVSQFDGTLGFVVSNADAEISGVEIDGRVALMEDLTLAYALSYLDHEYTDYVNGNCYYRQGSDTTNPDFQARYNPETGLCNYNGLSGQYTPKFNANLNLDYYYPLGDYNLHLNGNLAYVSEQDIHQNLDPNFKIGGYSKMDLRVSFEAEEWSISLLGRNITDKEMITYAGNSPLSGTFGADTIYAFVAPPATWTLAFNYRY
- a CDS encoding acyl-CoA dehydrogenase family protein, which codes for MIPRTLFDSEHELLRDSLRRFLENEVVPHYEEWEKAGEVDKALWKKAGEQGFLSPMVPEEYGGLGLDFLYNTIVTEEIGRMGLNGLGWQLHSDIAVPYITRLGTEEQKQKYLPGTVSGDIVTAIAMTEPGAGSDLQGVKTTARRDGDEYVINGSKTFITNGQHADLIIVVVKTDPSAGAKGTSLILVEANTPGFERGTNLDKIGMKSQDTSELFFNDVRVPVSNLLGQENQGFVHLMEELPQERLTVAVHAMSICESVLQQTVEYVKERQAFGKSVATFQNTQFVLAQLDAEITATRVFIDRCIELHVKKELSTVEASKAKLLATELQGKVVDQCLQLFGGYGYMLEYPIARAFADARVMRIYGGTSEIMKLIIGRDLLADK
- a CDS encoding alcohol dehydrogenase catalytic domain-containing protein, which produces MSNTDYLAWQFQGKNTSLQLATKTLNRNLQPDEILVKNQTIGINPVDWKLIQNNPQNWPVGHTPGVDGAGTVIKIGAQVPGNLLGKQVSYHQALALPGSFAEYTILKYNRVIKIPEHFPMPEAAATPCPMLTAILASEKIPVKANKRVLISGFGSVNKILTQILHKQGFSIDLLSASANQTQAEFLGITHIYRRVEALNSNYYAIFDATSPQRATELTQYLSANGHIVCIRGRVENHQFEPFTKTISYHEVALGALHHFGSDEDWQVLISKGEALLSDHLHNKLQLDSPVVFPFSDINQALTHSEKIRTKAVVAIT
- a CDS encoding DUF2489 domain-containing protein → MLIYLMIAIALIIIAGLSWYAASLLLQLKKQNENQRAQRTERNLNIAESIEGIVLAMEQGQCDYSEGVIRLCVLLDHFAPEKPVDFQQTYPQMHLFYSQIKDMATHSKRAALPKNERMKQDVERLKYEAESKAVIEQNELPKLKEYITLFLQQNTK
- a CDS encoding LOG family protein; the protein is MKRICVYCGSSPGNSPIYYEAAKALAHELVERGFGLVYGGASIGVMGKIANAVLENGGEVIGVIPQALVDKEVSHHGLTELKIVSSMHERKAAMADYADGFIALPGGLGTFEELFEVLTWAQLGFHQKPIGVLNVQGYYDKLSQFVDHAVEQGFMKQAHRDMMLMADDASCLLDLMRDYVPLNVEKLIHRDET
- a CDS encoding AraC family transcriptional regulator; its protein translation is MNTNTSQSSYSVHQVALDLLLAGCVSKGLKPADLLEKIGEQRNFFSIEGNRLPSRKLGKLLRLASITLNDETLGFLQRPTKLGGTELALTSAMSATTLKQAIQNLGRFCSLVHDDMNLILTESEQEAKLSLHLSPMQSSTPVAQKPAIFVMMVLLFLVRWMSWSVNRQVMLNHVTMQAPEPVFAEDVDTIFPCQHSFHHIENALIFSRDYLDLPLEHKAEDVPAFVKTLPDFVTTRFVDSNLTGQIKRMLKKRDNIESLPLKVIAEELNKSPQTIRRHLKQEGITFAEIKENVRRDIAIYHLKQQETPIKNIAYLVGFSEPSAFIRAFKNWTGLTPGEFREKSRASE
- the acuI gene encoding acrylyl-CoA reductase (NADPH); this encodes MYKSLLVDKNEQGYQTLLTELSDDFLTEGDVLVDVAFSTINYKDALAITGKAPVVRQFPLVPGIDFAGTVAQSAHAHFKAGDKVLLNGFGVGEKHHGGLAQKARVNGDWLIPLPAAISAEQAMVIGTAGYTAMLCVIALEKHNIKPESGDVLVTGATGGVGSWAVKILSELGYRVVASTGSMAQSDYLKSLGASEIIDRAELSQPGKPLMKERWAAAIDSVGSTTLANVCASIQYGGAVAACGLAQGMDFPATVAPFILRGVSLLGVDSVMRPLQDRIEAWERLAQMDMADYIDAIATKITLHECVAKADELLKGQITGRLLVDVNA